The sequence GATCGCGATAGCGGATGCCCAGCCAGAAGCTCACGCCATCGCCGATGATGGCGCCCAGCGCACCGACAGCCAGCAATATCGGCAGAGAGAGTTCGAGGTGGCCGGCCAGTGAGGCGCCGGCGGTGAGAATGACCACGCCCGGCACCAGCAGGCCGATGATGGCGAGCGATTCAAGCAGTGAGACCAGGCCGATGACGGCGACAAGGGCTGCCGGGTGATCGCTCAGCGTGGTCATCAGGATATCGATCATCACACTGGGGTTCAGCCAATGCAGCAGTGACGCAAGGGTGTCGCTCATTCATTGAGATCCATCAGGGCAAGCTGGCTGGCCAGCAGGCGTTGCTCGAGTTTCTGGGTGGTGTCATCGGCCTTGTACGTCACCAGGCGCGCGCGGGCAATGATGGAGCCGGTTTCCGGCTGCGTGGCCGCTGCCAGCGCCGCGGTCAGGCGCTCGCGCATGATCAGTGCTCCCGCCTCGCCGGTATTGGGCAGCATCAGCCAGAAGGAGGACTTGTCGCTGCGGCACAGCAGGTCGCCCTGGCGCGAGACCTCCTGCATCACGTTGCAGGCCATCGCCAGGCATTCGACGCGCCTGTCCTCGCCGAACTGCTCGCCGAGCATGTCCAGTTGCGGCAGATAGACGACCAGAATGCTGAACGGTTGGTCCAGCGCCCGCGCACGCGCCGCCTCACTGACTAGGCGTTGCTGGCCGGTGCGGGCGTTGAAGGCGTTGCACTCGGTTTCCTCGCTGGCGGTCAGGCTCATGATCCCCGCCTGCAGGCTGTTGATGACGAACGGCTGGCTGGCCACCAGCAGCAGACACAGGTAACGCAGTATCTCGCCGAAGTTGTCTTCCTGCTGACCCAATAGCCATAGCCACAGCGGTGCCAGCACAAGATTGAGCAACATCGCCGGTGCCAGGGGCAGCAGCAGCAGCGTCAGCACGCTGGGCAGCCCCAGCCACAGCGACATGCCCGGATAGGTGCCCGGCGCCTCGAGTGCCAGCATCAGATAGCTGGCGATCAGCGTCAGGTAGGAAGGCAGCGGCTGCTCATCATCGAGGTGATTGAGGCCGGCGGCAATCGCCATCAGCATGGTGGCCAGCACCGGCGTCAGGATATGATCGAAATCGCCCACCAGGTAGCGCCACAGGGCGTAGGTGGCGATCACCGCGGCGGCCAGCAGCATGATCAGTGTCTTGCGATTGGCGAGTTCCCGACGCTCGCTGTGCGCCAGATTGTGTAGAGGAGACATCAGTGATCATTCCCCCGCGATGGTGCCGCGGCGACCTTGTCTGCCGCGCTGGCCGGTTTCAGGGTGTCTCGTCCGTCGTCTGACCGGGCTTCGTCTGAAAAAGCATCAGCATCGGCAGGCTTGCGAGGCAGAGGCGGCAGCAGGGTGATCGGATGAGGTTCATCGCTCAGGTGGGCACTGAGGCGCTTGAGGTCCAGCGCGCCGGGATCACTGTCGTTGAGAGGCTGTACACGGGCGCGGACCGGCATCGCGAGATGCTCGATCAACTGGCGACGACGCAGGCTGGCCATGCGCTCGCCGCGGGTGACCAGCAAGACGGCCAGTGCCCCGTCATCGAGCTGGTAGCGGGTTTCATGCGGCAATGCGGCGCTGTCGAGGGTGTTCATCAGGCGACGGTTGGCCAGGCGGCCGGTCTTGACCGGTGCGAGCAGGATCAATTCGATATGGATTTCCTCGCGATCGGCACGGGCAATTTCCCGAGGCAGGTCTCGCATCAGCTGGTACTGTGACCAGATCGCGCGGCTGGAATCACGCCGACCACGACGCTCCAGCTGCATCCAGACCTGCTGCTGGCGTCGCCCACCGATGGCACCGAGCGCCATCAGGGTCGCGGTGATACCGATGCCTAGGCTCAGCCAGTCGCTGCCCAGCTGGCTGAGCGCCAGCCAGGTGGTGACCAGTCCGATCAGTGCGCAGGCCGGTGCCAGCCAGCGTGGGCGCGGATAAAGCAGCAGGACGGCAAAGCCCCACAGCCACATCAGGTGCTGTTGCGGGGCCAGCAGCACCAGTGCACTCATGATCAGCGCGACGCTGAGCATCACCAGCGTACGGAACCAGCGCAGGGTGAACAGCTCGTGGGCGAGAGAGACCACCAGCAACATCGTGCCGCCCACCGCCAGCAACAGGGCAGTGAGCGTCAGGCCGATACTGATCTGTCGTGCCGCTTCCAGCAGCAGCAATACAGAGCCGAGCAGACAGACGAACTGACTGAGACGGACTTTGAACTTGATCTCCATGGTGACTTATATTGGCACCTTTGCCGTGGATGGCGCGAAATCGGCCGAATTCCCTGGCCGAACGGTCTGTGACGTGGGCATTGCCTGCACGTTTGCAGGATGCGACGGTGCTCCGATCATGCAACGTCGTCTGCAATAATGGCAGCATACCCCAAACGGCGAGTGACAAAAGTGTCTACGCCTCTCGGGTCTTCACATAAGACCTTCACATCAGGTCTTCACGTCAGGGCTTCTCTGGGGAATGCCCTCGCGAGGCTCGGACGATGATGAAATGAGTGCGTGGACACTGACAACCAGCGAGATTAGGCACATGAGTGAGCAGGGCAAGCACGACACCACGGACGTCGTGGCGTACATGAATCGTCTGGGGCACGCAGCGCGCGCGGCAAGCGTCGTGATGCGTCGCGTCGACAGCGGCATCAAGAATCGTGCTCTGCAGACCATGGCGCGTCTGATCGATGAGCGTCGCGAGGCACTGGCAGAGGCCAATGCCGAGGACCTGACGCGTGCACGCGCCAATGGGCTCTCGGAGGCGATGGTCGATCGTCTCGCGCTGACGCCTGCGCGTATCGACGCCATGATCGAAGGGCTCGAGCAGGTCGCGGCGCTGCCGGACCCGGTCGGCGAGGTCGATGGTCTGCGCTCGCGTCCGAGCGGCATTCAGGTCGGCCACATGCGCGTGCCGCTGGGCGTGATCGGCATCATCTTCGAGTCACGCCCCAACGTGACCATCGAGGCGGCCAGCCTGTGCCTGAAGTCCGGCAATGCCTGCATTCTGCGCGGTGGCTCCGAGGCCGCGTCCAGCAACCGTGCGTTGAGCGAGATCATCAGCGAGGCGTTGGTGCTCTCCGAGCTGCCGGCCACGGCAGTGCAGGTCGTCGCCACCACGGACCGAGCCGCGGTCGGCGAGCTGATCGCGATGCCGGAATTCGTCGATGTGATCATCCCGCGTGGTGGCAAGAGCCTCATCTCGCGTATCTCGCGTGATGCGCGCGTGCCGGTCATCAAGCACCTCGATGGCATCTGCCACGTCTATATCGATGCCACGGCTGACCTGGCGATGGCGGTCCGGATCGCCGAGAACGCCAAGACCCATCGCTACGGCACCTGCAACACCATGGAGACCCTGCTGGTCGATGCGCCGGTTGCCGCCGAGGTCCTGCCGCGTATTGCCGAGCGTCTGGCGGTACATGAGGTCGAGATTCGCGGTTGCGAGCGTACCTGTGAAGTGCTGCCGCAGGCCATGGTTGCCAGTGCAGAAGACTGGGACACCGAATATCTCGCGCCGATTCTGGCGATTCGCGTCGTGGAAGGCGTCGATGAGGCGATGTCGCATATCGAGCGTCACAGCTCCGGGCACACCGAGGCCATCATCACCGAGAACTATGCGCTGGCGCGCCGCTTCATGGCGGAGGTCGATTCCAGCTCGGTGATGGTCAACGCCTCCACCCGCTTCGCCGATGGCTTCGAATATGGCCTGGGTGCCGAGATCGGCATCTCCACCGACAAGCTGCATGCGCGTGGCCCGGTCGGGCTTGAGGGCCTGACGACCCGCAAGTACA comes from bacterium Scap17 and encodes:
- a CDS encoding diguanylate cyclase, producing the protein MSPLHNLAHSERRELANRKTLIMLLAAAVIATYALWRYLVGDFDHILTPVLATMLMAIAAGLNHLDDEQPLPSYLTLIASYLMLALEAPGTYPGMSLWLGLPSVLTLLLLPLAPAMLLNLVLAPLWLWLLGQQEDNFGEILRYLCLLLVASQPFVINSLQAGIMSLTASEETECNAFNARTGQQRLVSEAARARALDQPFSILVVYLPQLDMLGEQFGEDRRVECLAMACNVMQEVSRQGDLLCRSDKSSFWLMLPNTGEAGALIMRERLTAALAAATQPETGSIIARARLVTYKADDTTQKLEQRLLASQLALMDLNE
- a CDS encoding glutamate-5-semialdehyde dehydrogenase — encoded protein: MSEQGKHDTTDVVAYMNRLGHAARAASVVMRRVDSGIKNRALQTMARLIDERREALAEANAEDLTRARANGLSEAMVDRLALTPARIDAMIEGLEQVAALPDPVGEVDGLRSRPSGIQVGHMRVPLGVIGIIFESRPNVTIEAASLCLKSGNACILRGGSEAASSNRALSEIISEALVLSELPATAVQVVATTDRAAVGELIAMPEFVDVIIPRGGKSLISRISRDARVPVIKHLDGICHVYIDATADLAMAVRIAENAKTHRYGTCNTMETLLVDAPVAAEVLPRIAERLAVHEVEIRGCERTCEVLPQAMVASAEDWDTEYLAPILAIRVVEGVDEAMSHIERHSSGHTEAIITENYALARRFMAEVDSSSVMVNASTRFADGFEYGLGAEIGISTDKLHARGPVGLEGLTTRKYIVFGDGQIRQ